In Gordonia sp. SL306, the genomic window GTCCAGGTAGTACTCCCAGCCCGGTCCGGTGTTCTCGATCGTCGATGGATCGTCGATGATCTGGCTGAGCACCAGCGTCGTGACCCCGTCGGCCTCGGACAGTTCGACGATCAGATCCCAGGTGCCGAAGTCATCGGTGGTGTGCACCCGCAGCACCCGAGGCGGCTCGCAGCGACGGATCTCGTACCGGGTGGGCGACATGTTCTCCTCCCCCTCGGCGTTCATGGTGAAGTCGACGTGGCCGCTGAGCGGGTCACCGCTGTAGAAACCGATCCACCGGGCCAGTCGATCGGATTCGGTGACCGCCGCCCACACGTCGTCGATACCGGCACGAAACGTACGGGTGAACGCCACGGCGTCCCCTTCGGCGCGGGCGAGGTGACGGCCGGACGGATCTGTGGTCATGCGGAATCCTCCTGTCGGTCGACCGCCGCCCTGCGACGGTCGCGCCTGGTGCGATACACCTCGGTGTCGAGGGCATCGAGCATCTCTTCGTCGATCCTCGATCGGCTGGTGCCCGCCCGTCTGGCGCCGGGCGACGTGTCGGGGCGCGAACCGAGTTCTGCCAGGAACGTCCGGACGTCCTCCAGCGGTGCCGGATCGAGGCGGTAGTGACGTTCCCGGCCCCGCTCGGTGACGTCGGCCAGCCCCGCGGCTGCGAGTATCCGCAGGTGGCGGCTGATGGCGGGCCGGGAGATCGGGTGCTCGCCTGCGAGGGTGTCGGTGATGTCGACGACCCGGCAGGGACCGTCGGCCAGCATCCCGAGGATTTGGCGACGGACCGGATCTGCGATCGCATCGAAGACGCCCATACGAGGAATGGTAACTGATCGGTTACCAATTGCACCACAGCCCGACGACAGGACCCTCGGGCGTGACGACGCCGGCCGACTTCGGATCGGAATACTCGCCCCGGTCCGTACCCTTGGAACAGACATGGCCAAGAGATTCGTCGCGACCGCCTATGGCGACCCTGCTGATGTGCTCGAGTATGTCGATCACGAGATTCCGGCCCCGGCGTCGGGACAGGTGGTCGTGCAGACGCGGG contains:
- a CDS encoding SRPBCC family protein, which encodes MTTDPSGRHLARAEGDAVAFTRTFRAGIDDVWAAVTESDRLARWIGFYSGDPLSGHVDFTMNAEGEENMSPTRYEIRRCEPPRVLRVHTTDDFGTWDLIVELSEADGVTTLVLSQIIDDPSTIENTGPGWEYYLDRLSAAIDGSDPDAIDFDDYYPAQRDYYLAIRQSVTGDAGSPQP
- a CDS encoding ArsR/SmtB family transcription factor, coding for MGVFDAIADPVRRQILGMLADGPCRVVDITDTLAGEHPISRPAISRHLRILAAAGLADVTERGRERHYRLDPAPLEDVRTFLAELGSRPDTSPGARRAGTSRSRIDEEMLDALDTEVYRTRRDRRRAAVDRQEDSA